Sequence from the Clostridium saccharobutylicum DSM 13864 genome:
TTTTTTCATCTTTTTGTAAAATAGAATTCTATTCTTTGAGTATACAGTATTGGTCATTATTTGTAAATATTGTATTGTCATAAATTATACAAAATATAATTAATATCCAATTTATATAGGAATTTTCAAAAAATATAGTAATTAATAGTCGCTTTTTTACATTTTATACATCTGATTATTAAATATAATTCAAATAATTCACACTTATTCCATCCATTATAGTTATGTATTTCATAAAAGCTTTTATATATCTTTATTAAGTTACAATTATACGTATAAATTTATTAGTTATAGAAAATGCTATTATTAATAATTTATTTTTTAAAAAACTATACTCAGGCACGTGAAAATAAATAACAAGTCGAATTTGCCATGGATATTTTTCATCAAGCAAAGAGGTAAATTGACCTTGCAGCGAGTCTATTAAGTCAATTTACGAACACACCATTATAGAAAATAGGCTGATAAATGGGCTCGTTATTCATTTGATTGTGCTTAAATAAGGTGAGTTATCATGAATTCATATTTTTATTTAAAGCTATTTCTACTAATAATTAATTTTTCTTGTGCTATCTCAATAATATTTATTGAAAGGCGTGATTCTACAACAATATGGGCATGGCTTTTAATTCTTTTCACATTTCCACATATAGGATTTATATTGTACTTATGCCTTGGTCAGAATATTTCAAAAGAAAAAATTTTTAATAAGAAAGCTGCTATAGACAAAAATAGATTAACAAAGCTTGTTAATAAATTTAAACAAAAAAATTCTTTACATCATGCCAAAAAAGAATGTCTAGATTTGGCTAAAATGAACTTTAATTCAAATGGTAGCATATGTACCTTTGATAATGTTGTAAAAACTTATATAGATGGAGAAAATAAATTTAGAGATTTATTTGAAGATATAGAAAATGCAAAGTCCTTCATAAATATTCAATACTATATCTTTAAATATGATAATTTAGGCAAATCTATTATAAATTTATTAAAAAATAAAATCTCAGAGGGTGTTGAAGTAAGGCTGCTAGTTGATGGAATGGGTTCTAGATATATAAACAAAAAACAAAGAAAATATTTTGAAAGTATAGGAATAAAATTTTCAGTATTTTTTCCAAGCATTCTTCCCTATATAAACTTTAGAATAAATTATAGAAATCATCGAAAAATAGTTGTAATAGATGATAAAATTGGTTATATAGGTGGTTTTAATGTTGGTGATGAATATATAAATAAAGGTAAACAATTTTCATTTTGGAGAGATACTCATCTTAGAATTGTTGGAGATGCAGTTATTGAATTAAATAAACGCTTTATATTCGATTGGGAGTATGCTTCAAAGGAAAATATAGACTATAAACAAAATACTTCCAATAATATTAATAAAATTTCTACTATTAATGATGTAAATAATGATATAACTAAACATGACACTAATAATTTTAGTAATGTTGGTATTCAAATTGTATCGTCAGGTCCTGATAATGAGGAAGAGTACATTAGAAATTCATATCTAAAAATTATAAATAACGCTAAGAAAAATGTATTTATTCAAACTCCTTATTTAGTATTAGATGAACCTATGATAACAGCGCTACAACTCTCTGCTTCTTGCGGTGTTGATGTTAGAATAATGGTTCCAAACAATGCTGATCATTTTTTTATGGCATGGGCCTTAAGCTTTTCAATTGAAAATTTAATTAAGTCTGGAATAAAATTTTATAAATATAAAAATGGATTTATTCATTCAAAAACTATTGTTGCAGATGGTTGCATTTCTAGCGTAGGAACAGCCAACTTAGATATACGGAGCTTTAAGCTAAATTTTGAAATCAATGCAATAATTTATGATACAATTATTGCTAAAAATCATGAAGATATTTTCCTTAAAGACCAGGAAGATTGTCATTTGCTAACTTTAAATGAATATTTAAATAGAAGTACAAAAACAAAGATATTAGAATCTATATCAACTCTTGTATTTCCCTTTCTTTAATATATAAGCGATGATGTGCCTTAAGGCGCAATCAAAAAAATAACAAATCTATTTGCCTATTCTTAATTAGGCAAGGAGGCAAATTACACTAATTTGTATTTTCATATGTCTAAAATACAAATTAGTGCAATGATGTTACTATATATATCCAATTTATAAATCACACTTATGCTTCACCTCTATTTCGGCTATTCACCACATAAGTATGATTTATAGTTTGGATATCCATATAGATAAACAATTTAAGAATTAAACTTAGAATTAGAATGTATTTCCATACTAGAAATAAGGGGAATTCTTTTGCGTAGCGTTGCGTTGATAATTTAGTTGTAGGATTTCTTCAGCAGAAGTTGTTCTATTCTCGCTTGTAATTAACTTGTTTAAGGAGCATGCAAGAATGGGACAACTTCTGCTGTCAGAAATCCACAGCTAAATTATCTAGCAACCGAGCTAAAGAATTCCCCTTATTTCGGTTAGTTATTACATAAGTCTAAGTCTTGATTTGGATATCCATAGCTACTTTACCATTCTAAATTATTCTTTATTTTTTGCAAATTCTCTGTATTTTTGTAATACATCTTCATTCTCTTCAAAAAACATATTCAGCATTTTTATATTCTCAACTGTTTTATTACCTATAACATGTTCTATAAGCTCTGTTTCAACAAATACTTCATCGTCACCACCCAAGTTTTCTAAAAAAGTCTCTATTATATTATGCCTCTCCAATAAGTATTTTCCTACAGTAACTCCATTTTCCGTTAATGTAATGACTCCATATTTTTCATATGTTATAAAAGACAATTCTTTAAGTTTTTTCATCATCTTAGATGCTGATGAATCACGTACATGCAACATTTGTGCTACTTTATTCAACCTAACAAATTTTTCTTCGTTACTACATCTATAGATCATTTCTACGTAATCCTCCATAGATGGCGTTAAAAGCTTTCTTGTTGAATTAATATTTTCGTATCCTCTTACAGTATGAAAATCTTTCTTCATATATATCACCACCAATATAATTTAATCCTATTCTCAATTTATTTAGTTAAATTCATAAATATCATATGCTAGTTTTTCTGCATATGTTAGTCTTAAAAAATCATATTGAAAGTTTTATTGCTTGTATTTTAAAGACAATAAAAATTAGAGCAGAGATTTTTCTCTACCCTAACAAAAAATATTCTAAAATAATTAAATGCTTTTCATGTTATTTTCCAAATGCTTTAGCATAATCTGCTTTGAATTTTTCAATTCCTGCATCTGTAAGTGGATGATTTATCATTTGCACTATTACATTATAAGGAATTGTAGCTATATCAGATCCTGCCTTAGCACATTCTAATACATGAATTGGATTTCTAACACTTGCAGAAATAATTTCTGATTCAATGCCATGAATTTGGAATATTTCTGAAATATCTTCAATTAATGAAATTCCAGTGCTTCCGATATCATCTAATCTTCCTAAAAATGGACTTACATAGCTTGCGCCAGCTCTAGCTGCAAGTAATGCTTGAAGTGCTGAAAAAATTAGTGTTACATTTGTTTTAATTCCTTCTTTACTAAGAATACTTACTGCTTTTAATCCTTCTTCACACATAGGAATTTTTATAACCATATTTTTATGAATCTTAGCTATTTCATGAGCTTCCTTAACCATGCCATCACATTCCATTGAAATAACTTCACCACTTATAGGTCCATCAACAATGCTTGTAATTTCTTGAATTACTTCATTAAAATCTCTACCTTCTTTTGCAATAAGTGATGGATTTGTTGTAACTCCACATATAACTCCTAAAGCATTAGCTTTTCTTATTTCTTCTATATTAGCTGTATCTACAAAAATTTTCATTATTAGCACTCCTCTACATACATTTTAATTAAACTCTTAATAAATCTTGAAATGATTTTCCCCTAACCGCTCATCATTAATTACTATCAATTATCTTAACTACATATTTTACATAATCCTAGTAAAATAAATTTATTTTATTTATTACCCCTAAGCATTTCTATGTTTGAAAAGTATTTTTTTTAAAACTTTATTCTAATATTTCTTTAACTTTTTCCACTATAGCTTCACTAGTTAATTTATACTTTTCCATTAACTCATCTGGTGTTCCAGATTCCCCAAATGTATCTTCAATCCCAACCATTTTAACCTTAGTTGGACATTCACTACATACCACTTGTGAAACCATAGCTCCAAGTCCACCTATAATTGAATGTTCTTCCGCAGTTATAATTCCCTTAGTTTCTTTTGCAGCTTTTAAAATTATTTCTCTATCTATTGGTTTTATAGTTGAAATGTTTATAACTCTTGCTTTAATTCC
This genomic interval carries:
- the cls gene encoding cardiolipin synthase encodes the protein MNSYFYLKLFLLIINFSCAISIIFIERRDSTTIWAWLLILFTFPHIGFILYLCLGQNISKEKIFNKKAAIDKNRLTKLVNKFKQKNSLHHAKKECLDLAKMNFNSNGSICTFDNVVKTYIDGENKFRDLFEDIENAKSFINIQYYIFKYDNLGKSIINLLKNKISEGVEVRLLVDGMGSRYINKKQRKYFESIGIKFSVFFPSILPYINFRINYRNHRKIVVIDDKIGYIGGFNVGDEYINKGKQFSFWRDTHLRIVGDAVIELNKRFIFDWEYASKENIDYKQNTSNNINKISTINDVNNDITKHDTNNFSNVGIQIVSSGPDNEEEYIRNSYLKIINNAKKNVFIQTPYLVLDEPMITALQLSASCGVDVRIMVPNNADHFFMAWALSFSIENLIKSGIKFYKYKNGFIHSKTIVADGCISSVGTANLDIRSFKLNFEINAIIYDTIIAKNHEDIFLKDQEDCHLLTLNEYLNRSTKTKILESISTLVFPFL
- the fsa gene encoding fructose-6-phosphate aldolase; this encodes MKIFVDTANIEEIRKANALGVICGVTTNPSLIAKEGRDFNEVIQEITSIVDGPISGEVISMECDGMVKEAHEIAKIHKNMVIKIPMCEEGLKAVSILSKEGIKTNVTLIFSALQALLAARAGASYVSPFLGRLDDIGSTGISLIEDISEIFQIHGIESEIISASVRNPIHVLECAKAGSDIATIPYNVIVQMINHPLTDAGIEKFKADYAKAFGK
- a CDS encoding metal-dependent transcriptional regulator, which gives rise to MKKDFHTVRGYENINSTRKLLTPSMEDYVEMIYRCSNEEKFVRLNKVAQMLHVRDSSASKMMKKLKELSFITYEKYGVITLTENGVTVGKYLLERHNIIETFLENLGGDDEVFVETELIEHVIGNKTVENIKMLNMFFEENEDVLQKYREFAKNKE